The Nonlabens spongiae genome contains a region encoding:
- a CDS encoding tetratricopeptide repeat protein, giving the protein MFLFTKSLNGHIQQACTQGVVKSLKLMLVCGVFMGLAFAPVRRSLQNVFGVPAFAKACLFLILFLGISVGGKAQQSQAPLQNIEYERALKTAQEEAEAGNDALAEAAYKKAVALNPEAAGASYNLGNLHFNKERRFEASNDYQAAAEAATTKEEKHKIYHNAGNTLFENKQFKEAVEAYKNALRNDPTDDETRYNLALAKKEEEKQGGGGVGGDDNQDQDDKEDGEEQDKNDQGDQDENSDGNKDQGDDKKDGDQNEGDDGKKKEDEKGKNQDGKDGDGNPKEQDRKAPQRQAGKLTPQQARQLLEAMNNEEQKIQEKVNAKKAKGKAVKSEKDW; this is encoded by the coding sequence ATGTTTTTATTTACTAAATCTTTGAATGGACATATACAGCAAGCTTGCACCCAAGGTGTTGTTAAGTCGTTGAAGCTGATGCTGGTTTGTGGTGTTTTTATGGGTCTCGCTTTCGCGCCTGTCCGCCGTAGCCTGCAAAATGTTTTTGGTGTTCCCGCTTTCGCGAAAGCGTGCCTATTTCTAATACTATTTTTAGGAATAAGCGTAGGAGGAAAAGCGCAACAATCACAAGCACCATTACAAAATATTGAATACGAGCGCGCCTTAAAGACCGCTCAAGAAGAGGCAGAAGCGGGCAACGATGCACTTGCCGAAGCTGCCTATAAAAAAGCCGTCGCCTTAAACCCAGAAGCAGCGGGAGCTTCCTATAATCTAGGAAATTTACATTTCAATAAGGAGCGTCGTTTTGAGGCGAGCAATGATTACCAAGCAGCCGCTGAGGCAGCAACCACCAAGGAAGAAAAGCATAAAATCTACCACAACGCGGGCAACACGCTATTTGAAAACAAACAGTTCAAAGAAGCTGTGGAAGCTTATAAAAATGCTTTGCGTAACGACCCGACAGACGACGAAACCCGCTATAATCTAGCACTTGCCAAAAAGGAAGAAGAAAAGCAAGGAGGCGGCGGTGTCGGCGGTGATGACAATCAAGATCAGGACGACAAAGAGGACGGTGAGGAACAGGATAAAAACGATCAAGGTGATCAAGATGAGAATTCTGATGGGAATAAAGATCAGGGCGACGATAAAAAAGACGGCGACCAGAATGAAGGTGACGACGGCAAGAAAAAGGAAGACGAGAAGGGTAAAAACCAAGATGGGAAAGATGGTGACGGAAATCCTAAAGAGCAGGATAGAAAAGCACCACAACGCCAGGCTGGTAAATTAACGCCACAGCAAGCCAGACAGTTGCTGGAAGCCATGAATAACGAAGAACAGAAAATCCAAGAAAAAGTAAATGCTAAAAAAGCCAAAGGCAAGGCGGTAAAATCTGAGAAAGACTGGTAA
- a CDS encoding VWA domain-containing protein, with translation MYLLEEKQYFWMLLIIPMLVVLFLILSAWRYRAQRKYAESQMLDHLIPNRSWFKPILKLVTICFGIAFCVFALVNLKAGTKLETVKREGVDIVFAVDVSKSMLAEDIAPNRLEKSQQLVTQIINNLASDRIGLIAYAGSAVPQLPITTDYGSAKMFLQSLNTELISSQGTAISEAIQLAESYYGEESEAAKVLVIISDGEDHEGETASVAEAAAEKGIRIITIGVGTPKGGTIPIKRNGIVKEFKKDREGKTVITKLVQENLTEIAEAGNGVYIDGTITANVIEELKTELSGIDKTEFESQQYADFESQYQWFLAFGLFFIVLDVFYLERKTGWVRKLNLFNE, from the coding sequence ATGTACCTACTAGAAGAAAAACAATATTTCTGGATGTTGCTCATCATACCGATGCTGGTTGTGCTGTTTCTGATTTTGAGCGCCTGGAGGTATCGCGCACAAAGGAAATATGCCGAAAGCCAAATGCTAGATCACTTGATCCCAAACAGGTCTTGGTTCAAGCCTATCTTAAAATTGGTGACCATCTGTTTTGGGATTGCGTTTTGCGTGTTTGCACTCGTTAATTTAAAAGCTGGAACCAAATTGGAAACCGTCAAGCGCGAGGGCGTCGACATTGTTTTTGCAGTAGACGTTTCTAAATCCATGCTCGCTGAGGATATCGCACCTAACCGGTTGGAAAAATCACAGCAACTGGTCACGCAGATAATTAACAACCTAGCGAGTGACCGCATCGGGTTGATTGCTTATGCGGGTAGTGCCGTGCCGCAACTGCCCATCACAACCGACTATGGAAGTGCTAAGATGTTTCTGCAATCGCTGAACACCGAGCTCATTTCCAGTCAGGGAACGGCGATCAGCGAGGCAATCCAGCTAGCTGAAAGTTATTACGGTGAGGAAAGTGAGGCGGCAAAAGTATTGGTCATCATCAGTGACGGTGAAGATCATGAAGGCGAGACTGCGAGCGTTGCGGAAGCTGCCGCCGAGAAAGGTATCAGAATCATAACTATAGGCGTGGGAACGCCTAAAGGGGGTACCATACCCATAAAGCGCAACGGTATCGTCAAGGAATTCAAGAAGGATCGTGAGGGAAAAACGGTGATCACCAAGTTGGTTCAGGAAAATTTGACAGAAATCGCAGAGGCTGGAAACGGCGTTTACATAGACGGCACAATTACTGCAAATGTGATTGAAGAACTCAAGACCGAGCTTTCTGGAATCGACAAGACTGAATTTGAATCCCAGCAGTATGCAGATTTTGAATCGCAGTATCAGTGGTTTTTGGCATTCGGTTTGTTTTTTATCGTGCTGGACGTTTTCTATCTGGAGCGCAAGACCGGCTGGGTCAGAAAATTGAATCTTTTTAATGAATAG
- a CDS encoding vWA domain-containing protein yields MNWFNNIEFQDPQMFWLFLLLPLIIGYYLWTWRKQNANVQVSSIKGFKAGRSLLATFRPVLLVLRLLAVSLLITAMARPQTTDVTTKTKTTNGIDIVLAVDVSASMLARDLKPDRLEATKEVAADFINGRPNDRIGVVVYAGEAYTKTPITTDKSVSLRAVNSIAFDGVLENGTAIGMGLATAVNRLKESEALSKVIILMTDGVNNSGFIDPKIASELAVEYGIKVYTIGIGTNGNAPSPYSRNLDGSFNFRLMPVEIDEELMKQIAVDTGGEYFRATNNKKLEEIYAEIDKLEKTEIEQFEFFNVEEKYRDLVLLALILLGVEMLLKYKVFRTVA; encoded by the coding sequence ATGAATTGGTTCAACAACATAGAATTCCAGGATCCTCAAATGTTTTGGCTGTTCTTGCTGCTGCCATTGATCATAGGATATTATTTGTGGACGTGGCGCAAGCAGAATGCAAACGTTCAGGTTTCCAGTATCAAAGGGTTCAAAGCTGGCAGATCATTACTCGCGACTTTCAGACCTGTTTTGCTGGTCTTGCGATTGCTTGCGGTAAGCTTATTGATCACCGCAATGGCACGACCACAAACTACCGATGTGACCACCAAAACCAAAACAACTAACGGAATTGACATAGTCCTCGCGGTAGATGTGAGTGCGAGTATGTTGGCTCGAGATTTAAAGCCGGATCGCCTTGAAGCTACAAAAGAGGTAGCAGCAGATTTTATCAACGGCCGACCCAATGACCGTATAGGAGTGGTGGTCTATGCCGGTGAAGCCTACACAAAAACTCCCATCACAACAGACAAAAGTGTGTCGTTGCGCGCGGTGAACAGCATCGCTTTTGACGGTGTTTTGGAAAATGGAACCGCAATCGGGATGGGACTGGCAACCGCGGTGAATCGGTTGAAGGAAAGTGAAGCATTGAGTAAAGTAATTATCTTGATGACGGATGGTGTTAACAACAGCGGTTTTATCGATCCTAAAATAGCGAGTGAGCTTGCTGTTGAATATGGCATCAAAGTGTACACGATCGGAATCGGAACCAATGGAAATGCGCCGTCGCCTTATTCCAGAAATTTGGATGGGAGTTTCAATTTCAGATTGATGCCGGTAGAAATTGATGAAGAATTGATGAAACAGATCGCCGTAGACACCGGTGGGGAATACTTTAGAGCAACGAACAACAAAAAGCTGGAAGAAATCTACGCAGAAATAGACAAGCTGGAAAAAACCGAGATCGAGCAGTTTGAATTTTTCAATGTAGAGGAAAAGTATCGCGATCTGGTTTTATTAGCTTTGATTCTTTTGGGAGTTGAGATGTTGTTGAAGTATAAGGTGTTTAGGACGGTGGCGTAG
- a CDS encoding DUF58 domain-containing protein, giving the protein MDTKELLKKVRKIEIKTRRLSDAVFGGEYHSAFKGRGMTFSEVRQYQYGDDVRNIDWNVTARAGEPHIKIFEEERELTLMLVADVSASTLFGTQEQLKKEIITEMCATLAFSALQNNDKVGLLLFSDQVELFVPPKKGRFHILRIIRELLEYKPSHKTTNIVQALEYLGGVLKKKAIVFVMSDFMNTDYQKALQIVGRKHDVTGVRIYDHRETEMPNLGLVSFTDQETGKTQLINTSSRSLRRNYAAFHKECAAYFKNAFTRSDAGAIDLETRENYTKKLLGYFKAR; this is encoded by the coding sequence ATGGATACAAAAGAACTACTTAAAAAAGTCCGGAAGATCGAGATCAAAACCCGTCGGTTGAGCGATGCGGTTTTTGGTGGCGAGTACCATAGTGCTTTCAAAGGTCGTGGAATGACTTTTAGCGAGGTCCGTCAGTATCAGTATGGAGACGATGTACGTAATATTGACTGGAACGTGACCGCTCGAGCTGGGGAGCCGCACATCAAGATTTTTGAAGAAGAACGTGAGCTGACCTTAATGCTAGTTGCCGATGTGAGTGCTTCTACATTGTTTGGAACACAAGAGCAACTAAAGAAAGAAATTATCACCGAGATGTGCGCCACGCTTGCTTTTAGCGCATTACAGAACAATGATAAGGTTGGGTTACTACTTTTCTCCGATCAAGTAGAGCTTTTTGTACCTCCCAAAAAAGGAAGGTTTCATATCCTGAGAATTATTAGAGAATTACTGGAATACAAGCCGTCGCATAAGACCACCAATATTGTTCAAGCGTTGGAATATCTAGGCGGTGTGCTCAAGAAAAAAGCCATCGTTTTTGTGATGTCTGATTTCATGAATACAGATTATCAGAAGGCGTTGCAAATCGTCGGACGCAAACATGATGTAACGGGAGTGCGCATTTATGACCACCGCGAGACCGAGATGCCCAATCTGGGACTGGTTTCTTTTACAGATCAAGAGACCGGAAAAACGCAACTCATCAACACCAGTAGCCGCAGTTTGCGCAGAAATTATGCTGCGTTCCATAAAGAATGTGCAGCTTATTTCAAAAACGCTTTCACCCGCTCAGATGCAGGTGCCATTGATCTGGAAACTAGAGAGAATTACACAAAAAAACTTTTGGGATACTTCAAGGCACGATGA
- a CDS encoding AAA family ATPase: MDQNTQVDIASINEKVAQESQFVDLLVNEMNKVIVGQKYMVERLLIGLLGRGHILLEGVPGLAKTLAINTLSKSVNGSFSRIQFTPDLLPADVVGTLIYNVKDADFSIKKGPIFANFVLTDEINRAPAKVQSALLEAMQEKQVTIGETTFPLQKPFLVMATQNPVDQEGTYPLPEAQMDRFMLKTVIDYPTLADEQYIMRANLKKDFPVPNAVVSPEQILRAQEAVELVYMDEKIERYILDIIFATRYPEKYKLEDLKPLISFGASPRGSINLAKAAKCYAFIKRRGYVVPEDVRAVVLDVLRHRIGITYEAEAENYTTEDIVNKIVNTIEVP, translated from the coding sequence ATGGATCAAAACACACAAGTAGATATTGCAAGCATCAATGAAAAAGTGGCTCAGGAAAGTCAATTTGTTGATTTGCTTGTAAATGAGATGAATAAAGTAATCGTAGGGCAAAAATACATGGTGGAGCGATTGCTCATCGGTCTGCTGGGTAGGGGACATATTTTGTTAGAAGGTGTTCCAGGACTGGCAAAAACCCTCGCGATTAATACGCTTTCTAAGTCCGTTAATGGATCTTTTTCAAGAATTCAGTTTACACCAGACCTCTTACCAGCCGACGTCGTAGGAACCTTGATCTATAACGTAAAAGACGCCGATTTCTCCATCAAAAAAGGACCGATTTTTGCCAACTTTGTCCTTACCGATGAGATTAACCGTGCACCGGCAAAGGTTCAGAGTGCTTTGCTGGAGGCCATGCAGGAAAAGCAGGTGACCATCGGTGAGACCACCTTCCCGTTGCAGAAACCATTTCTTGTAATGGCGACCCAAAACCCAGTAGACCAAGAAGGAACGTACCCATTGCCTGAGGCGCAAATGGACCGTTTCATGTTGAAAACGGTGATCGATTACCCTACGCTTGCTGACGAACAGTATATCATGCGCGCCAACTTGAAGAAAGACTTCCCGGTACCCAATGCAGTAGTGTCGCCAGAGCAGATTTTGAGAGCTCAAGAAGCGGTGGAGTTGGTTTACATGGATGAGAAAATTGAAAGATATATTCTTGACATCATTTTTGCGACACGTTATCCAGAGAAGTATAAGCTGGAGGATTTGAAGCCGTTGATCAGTTTTGGAGCATCTCCTCGTGGTTCGATCAATCTTGCCAAAGCCGCTAAATGTTACGCTTTCATCAAACGTCGTGGCTACGTCGTTCCAGAAGATGTACGTGCCGTAGTGCTTGACGTATTACGTCACAGAATCGGAATTACCTATGAAGCCGAGGCGGAAAACTACACGACTGAGGATATCGTGAACAAGATTGTGAATACTATCGAGGTGCCGTAG
- a CDS encoding SDR family NAD(P)-dependent oxidoreductase, with amino-acid sequence MKTIFITGATSGIGLATAELLASQNYRLILCGRNTEKLIQLKAELSEKTNVHVLEFDVRDKNAVAEKIESLPTDFQKIDVLINNAGNAHGLDSIDEGSDEDWDAMIDINVKGLLYVSQNIIPQMKGRKDGHIINIGSTAGKEVYPKGNVYCGSKHAVDAITTGMRLDLNPYKIKVGAVNPGLVETNFSAVRFKGDKERADKVYQGYKALQPQDVAEVILFAITRPPHLNITDLTMMCTAQASSTIVLKDEK; translated from the coding sequence ATGAAAACAATTTTTATCACCGGCGCGACCAGCGGTATAGGTCTGGCAACAGCTGAACTTTTAGCTTCTCAAAACTATCGTTTGATTCTTTGCGGAAGAAATACAGAAAAGCTCATTCAATTGAAAGCTGAACTCAGTGAAAAAACGAATGTTCATGTACTGGAATTTGACGTGCGGGATAAAAATGCTGTTGCTGAAAAAATCGAAAGTCTACCTACTGATTTTCAGAAGATCGATGTATTGATTAACAATGCTGGTAACGCTCACGGTTTAGACTCCATTGATGAAGGAAGTGATGAGGATTGGGATGCGATGATCGACATCAATGTCAAAGGCTTGCTTTATGTAAGCCAGAACATCATTCCTCAAATGAAAGGGCGGAAAGACGGACATATCATCAACATAGGCTCGACTGCTGGAAAAGAGGTTTATCCCAAAGGAAACGTTTATTGCGGTTCCAAACATGCAGTAGATGCTATTACTACAGGAATGCGACTGGACTTAAATCCTTACAAAATCAAAGTGGGAGCGGTTAATCCGGGACTGGTGGAAACCAACTTCAGCGCTGTGCGTTTCAAAGGCGATAAAGAACGAGCTGATAAAGTTTATCAAGGTTACAAAGCGCTACAACCTCAGGATGTAGCAGAGGTGATTTTATTTGCAATCACTAGACCGCCTCACTTAAACATTACCGATCTTACCATGATGTGTACCGCCCAGGCAAGTAGTACGATAGTTTTGAAGGATGAAAAATAG
- the hemB gene encoding porphobilinogen synthase: MYPLRRNRRLRAGHAIRSLVQETIISPNDFIVPLFIVEGKNVKEEIPSMPNYYRYSLDLLKNEVKELWNLGLKSVLLFVKVDDKLKDNKGTEAINDNGLMQQAIKTVKDVAPEMYVMTDVALDPYSSYGHDGIVEDGKIINDATCEILAKMSISHARAGADMVAPSDMMDGRILYIREGLEEEGFTDTGIMSYSAKYASAFYGPFRDALDSAPGFGDKKTYQMDPANRSEAIKETLMDIDEGADIVMVKPGLCYLDIVRDLKNEVEVPISVYQVSGEYAMLKAAAEKGWLDHDAVMMEQVTAIKRAGADLIASYFAKDVVSLIN; encoded by the coding sequence ATGTACCCATTAAGAAGAAATAGAAGACTGCGTGCCGGCCATGCCATACGTTCACTGGTTCAAGAAACCATTATTTCCCCTAATGATTTTATTGTTCCGCTTTTTATCGTTGAAGGCAAAAACGTGAAGGAGGAAATCCCCTCGATGCCAAATTATTACCGTTACAGTCTAGATCTCTTGAAAAACGAAGTCAAAGAATTGTGGAACCTAGGCTTAAAAAGCGTTTTGCTATTTGTAAAGGTTGATGATAAGCTCAAAGACAACAAAGGCACCGAAGCCATCAACGATAATGGTTTGATGCAACAAGCTATTAAAACAGTAAAAGATGTGGCTCCAGAGATGTATGTAATGACTGATGTCGCGCTGGATCCCTACTCCAGCTACGGGCACGATGGAATTGTGGAGGATGGTAAGATTATTAACGATGCCACTTGTGAGATTTTGGCAAAAATGAGTATTTCCCACGCTCGTGCCGGAGCAGACATGGTCGCACCCAGCGATATGATGGATGGTAGAATTTTGTACATAAGAGAAGGACTGGAAGAAGAAGGGTTTACAGATACTGGAATCATGAGCTACTCGGCAAAATATGCAAGTGCTTTTTACGGTCCGTTTAGAGACGCGCTGGACAGTGCTCCAGGTTTTGGCGATAAGAAGACCTATCAAATGGATCCGGCAAACCGCTCAGAAGCAATTAAAGAAACCCTCATGGACATCGATGAAGGTGCAGATATTGTGATGGTAAAACCTGGCTTGTGCTATCTGGACATCGTTCGTGATCTTAAAAATGAGGTAGAAGTCCCGATAAGTGTTTATCAAGTGAGTGGCGAGTATGCCATGCTCAAGGCCGCTGCCGAAAAAGGCTGGCTGGATCACGATGCTGTTATGATGGAGCAGGTTACCGCGATCAAAAGAGCTGGCGCCGACTTAATCGCAAGCTATTTTGCTAAGGATGTGGTAAGTTTGATTAATTAA
- a CDS encoding IS1595 family transposase: MPVKYSKLSDYKIKKIIGCFCSDVDATKTAEILKLNRKTINRYFRLFREVIFKKQQEDKRLFFGEVELDEAYFGAKRLRGRNMPQKRGRGTWKQPVFGVFERDGRVYTELVPDAKRDTLRKVIQKKISVESVVITDGWRGYNGLLDIGYNKHYRIDKSKSFSNRHGVHINGIESFWSFTKRRLAKFNGVKKTFDLHLKECEWRWKKSTQQMEKELWKMLLKY, encoded by the coding sequence ATGCCCGTAAAGTATAGTAAACTTAGCGATTATAAAATCAAAAAAATAATTGGGTGCTTTTGCAGCGATGTTGATGCCACCAAAACGGCCGAGATCCTCAAGCTGAACAGAAAGACGATCAACCGTTATTTTCGACTCTTTAGGGAGGTCATCTTCAAGAAACAGCAGGAGGACAAGAGATTGTTCTTTGGAGAGGTCGAGTTGGACGAGGCTTATTTTGGGGCGAAAAGGCTCAGGGGCAGGAACATGCCCCAAAAGCGTGGTAGGGGAACCTGGAAACAGCCGGTATTCGGTGTTTTTGAGAGGGACGGAAGGGTCTATACCGAGCTTGTTCCCGATGCGAAGAGGGACACCCTGCGGAAGGTCATCCAGAAGAAGATAAGCGTGGAGAGCGTTGTCATTACTGACGGTTGGAGAGGTTACAATGGCTTGTTGGACATCGGTTACAACAAGCATTACCGCATCGACAAGAGCAAGAGCTTCTCAAACAGGCACGGCGTCCACATTAATGGGATCGAAAGCTTTTGGAGCTTCACCAAAAGGAGGCTGGCAAAGTTCAATGGAGTGAAGAAGACCTTCGACCTGCATCTCAAGGAATGTGAATGGAGATGGAAGAAGAGCACCCAGCAGATGGAAAAAGAGCTATGGAAAATGTTATTGAAATATTGA
- a CDS encoding regulatory protein RecX, translating to MKSEKTYTVEEAKRALERYCAYQERCHQEVEQKLREMGMIQLAIDEIIPHLIQHNFLNETRFAESFARGKFRIKNWGKNRIVRELKQKGLNERTIKLGLKEIDEDDYEAVFETLSRKRYNQLKKEKDKYRKRKKFADYLLYRGWEADRVYAKAKELIP from the coding sequence GTGAAAAGTGAAAAAACCTATACTGTAGAAGAGGCTAAAAGGGCTTTAGAACGTTACTGCGCCTATCAGGAACGCTGCCATCAGGAAGTGGAGCAAAAACTACGGGAGATGGGCATGATCCAGCTAGCCATAGACGAGATCATCCCGCACTTGATCCAGCACAATTTTCTAAATGAAACCCGATTTGCAGAAAGTTTTGCGAGGGGGAAATTCCGCATCAAGAACTGGGGTAAAAACCGCATTGTTAGAGAACTCAAACAAAAAGGCTTGAATGAGCGTACCATCAAACTGGGACTTAAAGAAATCGATGAAGATGACTATGAGGCTGTTTTTGAGACGCTTTCGCGAAAGCGATACAACCAACTAAAAAAAGAAAAGGATAAGTACCGTAAACGTAAAAAGTTTGCTGACTACCTGCTCTACCGAGGCTGGGAGGCTGATCGGGTTTATGCTAAGGCCAAAGAGCTTATTCCCTAA
- a CDS encoding cupin-like domain-containing protein has protein sequence MPLQLEQIPRVSSISKEDFVRHYLKPQKPVVIEKLTEDWPAYDRWNLEYIREKAGDKTVPLYDDRPVKHDEGFNQAHAEMKMTDYIDLLKREPTNFRIFLFNILKEVPSLQKDIKFPNLGMKLIKGMPMMFFGGTDSKVFMHFDIDFTNILHFHFHGKKRCIIYPPDQSKYLYKVPHSLISREDIDFSDPDLEKWPALKQAKGFVCDLKHGEMLYMPEGYWHYMHYLTPGFSISLRSYPRKIKNLGKALYNILIMRHFDNFMRRRKGQDWIDHKNEQAIVRTHEKLGIRE, from the coding sequence ATGCCTCTACAACTAGAGCAAATACCTAGAGTTTCATCTATTTCAAAAGAAGATTTTGTCAGACACTATCTAAAGCCGCAAAAACCTGTGGTGATAGAAAAACTGACAGAAGACTGGCCGGCTTATGATCGCTGGAACCTGGAATATATCAGGGAGAAGGCTGGTGATAAAACCGTGCCGCTTTACGATGATAGACCTGTAAAACACGACGAAGGCTTCAATCAGGCGCATGCAGAGATGAAAATGACCGATTATATCGATCTTTTGAAACGAGAGCCTACCAACTTCCGTATTTTTCTTTTCAATATTCTGAAGGAAGTTCCCAGCCTGCAGAAGGATATTAAATTTCCCAATCTTGGTATGAAGTTGATCAAGGGTATGCCCATGATGTTCTTCGGTGGCACCGATTCAAAAGTGTTCATGCACTTTGACATCGATTTCACTAACATTTTGCACTTTCATTTTCACGGTAAGAAACGCTGCATCATTTATCCGCCAGATCAGTCTAAATACCTCTACAAAGTACCGCACTCACTCATTTCACGTGAGGACATCGATTTCTCAGATCCAGATTTGGAAAAATGGCCAGCCTTGAAGCAGGCTAAAGGTTTTGTGTGTGATTTGAAACACGGCGAGATGCTCTACATGCCTGAGGGTTACTGGCATTATATGCACTACCTCACGCCAGGTTTCTCCATAAGTTTGCGATCGTATCCCAGAAAAATCAAAAACTTAGGAAAGGCGCTCTACAATATTTTGATCATGCGTCATTTTGACAATTTCATGCGTCGTAGAAAAGGCCAAGACTGGATCGACCACAAAAACGAGCAGGCGATCGTGCGTACCCATGAGAAATTAGGTATTAGGGAATAA
- the bioB gene encoding biotin synthase BioB, producing MRHDWTKEEILEIYNRPLMHLLYDAATVHREYHNPNQVQVSTLLSIKTGGCPEDCGYCPQAARYHTDVKGNDLMSVQQVKAQALRAKAGGSSRVCMGAAWRNVKDGPEFDQVLEMVRTINKLDMEVCCTLGMVTENQAQRLAEAGLYAYNHNLDSSEEYYKEVISTRGYQDRLDTIDNVRKTNVTVCSGGIIGMGESIEDRAGMLVALSRLSPQPESTPINALVAVEGTPLEEQQPVSIWEMIRMVATTRIVMPQTQVRLSAGRTDMTREGQAMCFFAGANSIFAGDKLLTTPNPDVNEDMKMFELLGLEPMKPFVKKAQPETVEAQYSKYKAMGEKPKWSRPEHKIERNELAKQVAKVSKAL from the coding sequence ATGAGACACGACTGGACAAAAGAGGAAATATTAGAAATCTACAACCGCCCACTAATGCATTTGCTTTATGATGCAGCAACGGTTCATAGAGAATACCATAATCCAAATCAGGTTCAGGTATCTACTTTACTTTCGATAAAGACAGGAGGCTGTCCAGAAGATTGTGGTTATTGTCCGCAAGCGGCTCGTTATCATACTGATGTTAAAGGTAATGACCTCATGAGTGTGCAGCAAGTAAAAGCTCAGGCATTACGTGCTAAAGCTGGCGGAAGCTCACGGGTTTGCATGGGTGCGGCCTGGAGAAATGTAAAAGATGGTCCTGAATTTGACCAAGTACTGGAGATGGTACGTACCATCAACAAGCTCGATATGGAAGTGTGCTGCACGCTAGGCATGGTGACAGAAAATCAAGCCCAGCGACTGGCTGAAGCAGGTCTTTATGCCTACAATCATAATCTAGACAGTTCAGAAGAATATTATAAGGAAGTTATTTCTACCCGAGGCTATCAAGACCGTTTAGATACTATAGATAATGTGCGCAAAACCAATGTAACCGTTTGTAGTGGCGGTATCATAGGTATGGGAGAAAGCATTGAAGACCGTGCAGGAATGCTCGTGGCACTCTCACGATTGAGCCCACAACCTGAAAGTACGCCCATCAACGCACTGGTTGCCGTAGAGGGAACACCGCTGGAAGAACAGCAACCGGTTAGTATCTGGGAGATGATTCGTATGGTAGCCACGACGCGCATTGTCATGCCACAAACCCAAGTGCGACTAAGCGCAGGGAGGACTGATATGACCCGAGAAGGTCAGGCCATGTGTTTCTTTGCAGGAGCTAACTCCATTTTTGCCGGAGATAAATTGCTAACAACTCCTAATCCTGATGTGAATGAGGACATGAAAATGTTTGAGTTATTAGGATTAGAACCTATGAAGCCATTCGTTAAAAAAGCTCAACCAGAGACGGTCGAGGCTCAATACTCTAAATATAAGGCAATGGGTGAGAAACCTAAATGGAGCCGTCCTGAACACAAAATTGAACGCAACGAGCTAGCTAAACAAGTAGCTAAGGTTTCCAAAGCCTTGTAA
- a CDS encoding phage holin family protein: MKFLIKLLITAIVVVLLSKVLPGVETSGYFTAIMVALAISILNFIVKPILVLFTLPVTILTLGLFLLVINAIIILLADWFVSGFSVDGFFPALIFSLLLAIIRSILFSTLEKERS, encoded by the coding sequence ATGAAATTCTTAATCAAACTCTTGATCACAGCCATCGTTGTGGTCTTACTTTCCAAAGTGCTGCCTGGTGTAGAAACCAGCGGTTATTTTACCGCAATCATGGTGGCACTCGCCATCTCGATTCTCAATTTTATCGTGAAACCTATACTCGTGCTCTTTACCTTGCCGGTTACAATTCTCACATTAGGGCTATTTTTATTAGTAATAAATGCCATCATAATTCTATTGGCTGATTGGTTTGTGTCAGGTTTTTCAGTTGATGGATTTTTTCCAGCATTGATTTTTTCTTTACTCTTGGCTATTATCAGATCTATTCTTTTCAGCACTTTGGAAAAAGAGAGGTCTTGA